The following are encoded together in the Malaya genurostris strain Urasoe2022 chromosome 3, Malgen_1.1, whole genome shotgun sequence genome:
- the LOC131433763 gene encoding pickpocket protein 28-like, translating to MNALKGQLGWTHVFGPSHYSIQAAPIARKPIHGQPKTGAMVRIKAGLKDLFHEYCSNSTVHGVSYISSRRSLLERMWWLVVIVLALYGCGRLIGKVYNKWNANPVIVSLDEHPTPVWTIPFPAVTICPAAKIRSKLMNFTDSFYRFAYGTRNETLNPTELDELLAVLQICDRFFHSSLRNLSFDETKSKVDLVSILRRLSIQQSDTFMMCKMHDISCDKKFTQTITEEGICFTYNGFSQNDMFRTGVLHDDYKYLSETKTATNWSLEEGYKLGTPIGSHPIRAFGAGFGAGLTVQLMSFNEDIEQHCREDQGFKVILHASNEYPQVLKNFILVTLARDIKIAVRPLIVRTDESLRSYGSERRQCYFIWERQLKFFRTYSRGNCELECLANFTLKICGCVKFSMPRSNGTRMCSTREMKCVLRAEPKLLKKSAQHRLQQQSSFAVPCNCLPACTSLLYDAEITQSTYNFHETLNLRYAPIWPPVREFVSRKQISKLGIYFKEAMFLTSKRDELYTAIDFVANCGGILGLCLGISLFSLVELLYYCLLRPLALVRKSVRVKPAVVQVKDDTRIRF from the exons ATGAATGCTCTCAAGGGTCAGTTAGGGTGGACTCACGTTTTTGGACCCAGTCACTATTCGATCCAAGCAGCTCCGATCGCCCGGAAACCAATCCATGGTCAGCCGAAAACGGGAGCGATGGTTCGCATAAAAGCTGGTTTGAAGGATCTATTTCACGAGTATTGTTCCAACAGTACAGTCCATGGGGTGAGCTATATTAGTTCGAGAAGGTCACTTTTGGAACGGATGTGGTGGCTTGTCGTCATCGTTCTGGCTTTGTATGGCTGTGGAAGGCTCATCGGAAAGGTATACAATAAGTGGAATGCCAATCCAGTGATTGTAAGTTTAGACGAACATCCGACGCCAGTCTGGACGATTCCTTTTCCCGCGGTCACTATCTGCCCGGCAGCTAAAATCCGTAGTAAACTGATGAATTTTACGGATTCGTTCTACCGATTTGCGTATGGTACCCGAAATGAGACGTTGAATCCAACAGA ATTGGATGAATTGTTAGCAGTACTACAGATATGCGATCGATTTTTTCACAGTTCTCTTCGTAATCTAAgctttgatgaaacaaaatcaaaagttgatcttgtttcCATTCTTCGGAGGCTTTCAATACAACAGAGTGATACTTTTATGATGTGTAAAATGCACGATATTAGCTGCGATAAAAAGTTCACTCAGACCATTACCGAGGAGGGTATTTGCTTTACGTACAATGGCTTTTCCCAGAACGATATGTTCAGGACTGGAGTGTTGCATGATGACTACAAGTATCTTTCGGAGACTAAGACCGCTACCAACTGGAGTCTTGAGGAAGGTTATAAGCTTGGTACTCCGATCGGATCACATCCGATACGAGCGTTTGGTGCTGGATTCGGAGCAGGCTTGACGGTTCAATTGATGAGTTTCAACGAAGATATCGAGCAGCACTGTAGAGAAGATCAAGGTTTCAAAGTGATCTTGCATGCATCAAACGAGTATCCTCAAGTTTTGAAGAACTTCATTTTGGTAACACTAGCTCGAGACATAAAAATAGCAGTAAGACCATTAATCGTTAGAACGGATGAGTCTCTTCGAAGTTATGGTTCAGAAAGACGTCAATGTTACTTTATTTGGGAACggcaattgaaattttttcgtaCTTACAGTAGAGGCAATTGCGAACTCGAATGTCTGGCAAATTTTACCCTGAAGATTTGCGGTTGTGTAAAGTTTTCCATGCCTCGCTCGAACGGAACTCGCATGTGCTCAACGCGGGAAATGAAATGTGTTCTGCGTGCTGAACCTAAGCTACTGAAGAAATCTGCTCAACATCGATTACAACAACAAAGTAGTTTTGCTGTTCCGTGCAACTGCCTACCAGCATGCACATCGCTGTTGTATGACGCGGAGATCACTCAATCGACGTATAACTTTCACGAAACTCTGAACTTGCGATATGCTCCCATTTGGCCACCCGTTCGGGAATTTGTCAGCAG AAAACAAATATCAAAACTGGGAATTTACTTCAAGGAGGCAATGTTTCTCACCTCGAAACGAGATGAACTGTACACGGCAATCGATTTCGTTGCAAACTGCGGTGGCATACTAGGACTATGTCTCGGTATAAGTTTGTTCAGTCTGGTGGAGCTGCTCTATTACTGCTTATTGCGACCACTGGCGCTAGTTCGAAAGTCTGTTCGAGTGAAGCCAGCAGTTGTACAAGTGAAAGACGACACCAGAATTCGATTTTGA